A part of Bacteroidota bacterium genomic DNA contains:
- a CDS encoding outer membrane lipoprotein-sorting protein produces MKTLKIITVVMAITIASNVSVFAQALTGKQIVENANNRATGEDQTSDLTMTLVNKSGDQRIRKIKQFTKDLGEVEKSIMFFQTPADVKNTSFMSWTYDSDKSDDQWIYLPALKKTKRISSDSKSDYFMGSDFTYDDLGDRKLEDDIHKLLREETIDGKDCYVVESVSKDEDYMYSKTITWIMKETFIGFKKEFYDEDDDLLKILSIKKYEEISGLWIITNSEMKNVQKNHKTSMVLSNVQINTGIPSSKFTERIMMRGL; encoded by the coding sequence ATGAAAACACTAAAAATTATTACAGTTGTAATGGCAATTACTATTGCCTCCAATGTTTCGGTATTTGCCCAGGCTTTAACCGGCAAACAAATCGTGGAAAACGCTAATAACCGGGCAACAGGCGAAGACCAGACTTCCGATTTAACCATGACCCTCGTTAACAAAAGCGGTGATCAAAGGATAAGAAAAATCAAACAGTTTACGAAAGACCTGGGCGAAGTTGAAAAAAGCATTATGTTTTTTCAGACACCGGCCGATGTGAAAAATACTTCGTTCATGAGCTGGACCTACGATTCGGATAAAAGCGACGACCAGTGGATTTACTTGCCAGCCCTAAAAAAGACAAAGCGTATATCGAGCGACAGTAAAAGCGACTATTTTATGGGTTCCGATTTTACCTACGACGACCTCGGCGACAGGAAACTTGAAGACGACATACACAAATTATTACGCGAAGAAACCATTGATGGCAAAGATTGCTATGTTGTTGAAAGTGTATCGAAAGACGAAGATTACATGTATTCGAAAACAATAACATGGATTATGAAGGAAACTTTTATCGGGTTTAAAAAAGAGTTTTACGACGAAGATGATGACCTTCTGAAAATATTGTCGATTAAGAAATATGAAGAAATCTCAGGTCTTTGGATTATAACAAATTCGGAAATGAAAAACGTTCAGAAAAATCATAAAACAAGTATGGTGTTAAGTAATGTCCAAATAAACACTGGTATCCCTTCATCAAAATTCACCGAAAGAATAATGATGCGAGGACTTTAA
- a CDS encoding DUF2147 domain-containing protein produces MLKFIILSYIIIFSTATTFSQQADKIVGKYHLPNKLDVEIFKNSGKYFGKIIALNSFENGQTKDKNNPDKSKHDDLLVGKIIIKNLEFDKDEKEWVNGSMYGPEKGMVFNLKITEIRQNEIEVIGSKYFFWKTLEWKKL; encoded by the coding sequence ATGCTGAAATTTATAATATTATCATATATAATTATTTTTTCAACTGCTACTACATTTTCTCAACAAGCTGATAAAATAGTTGGAAAATATCATCTACCAAATAAATTGGATGTTGAGATATTCAAAAATAGCGGGAAGTATTTTGGGAAAATTATTGCATTAAACAGTTTTGAAAATGGTCAAACAAAAGATAAAAACAATCCTGACAAATCGAAACATGACGACCTTCTTGTTGGTAAAATAATCATTAAAAATTTAGAGTTTGACAAAGATGAAAAAGAATGGGTAAATGGAAGCATGTATGGCCCGGAAAAAGGAATGGTGTTTAATTTAAAAATCACCGAAATAAGACAAAACGAAATTGAGGTAATTGGTTCCAAATACTTTTTCTGGAAGACACTCGAATGGAAAAAGTTGTAA
- a CDS encoding DUF1302 family protein — MKTKGLILILLLTASQFAMAQTPDITGFARNYTGVLFDNGDFSILQNTLNLDISKSGNKVAFKANPMLYSYNDDSLDLRFRELYLDLYFDNFDLRIGKQQVVWGKADGVFITDIVSPLNLTEFLLPDFDEIRTGVNAVKFDYYKGNSTFELIWLPNFTPTVTPAAGSIWYIQPDFPATPTFDRTKSEVKPSLENSELFVKYSALTSKIDFELMGGYTWDDNPTMHTEKQLEISTGSPILTGIKITPEHHRLNIAGGSFSTEIKGFVIRGEAAYYNGKYFQTEDPLAMDALVKKDYLHYLIGVDFSIKDIKFSTQFIQEAILDYDDSMLNEEMENTMTFVARYDMFRETMHLELFSYIGLTNADALIRPKVTYDFDDSFSILLGSNIFVGDEKGRFGQYKDNSMIYAKIKYNF, encoded by the coding sequence ATGAAAACAAAAGGATTAATTCTGATATTGCTTTTAACGGCAAGCCAATTTGCAATGGCACAAACTCCTGATATTACAGGATTTGCAAGAAACTACACAGGTGTTCTATTCGATAATGGAGACTTCTCAATTTTGCAGAACACTCTGAATCTGGATATTTCCAAATCGGGCAATAAAGTTGCTTTTAAAGCAAACCCTATGCTGTATAGTTACAATGACGATAGTTTGGACTTACGGTTCAGAGAGCTTTACTTAGATTTGTATTTCGACAATTTCGATTTGCGCATTGGTAAACAACAAGTGGTATGGGGCAAAGCCGATGGGGTTTTTATTACCGATATTGTTTCGCCATTGAACCTAACCGAATTTCTGTTGCCCGATTTCGACGAAATACGGACAGGCGTAAATGCGGTAAAATTCGACTACTATAAAGGAAACAGCACTTTTGAGCTAATCTGGTTGCCAAATTTTACTCCCACCGTAACGCCTGCTGCCGGTTCTATTTGGTACATTCAACCCGATTTTCCGGCTACTCCAACTTTCGACCGGACAAAATCGGAAGTAAAACCCAGCCTTGAAAATAGCGAATTGTTTGTGAAATATTCGGCTCTCACATCGAAAATAGATTTTGAACTTATGGGCGGATATACATGGGACGACAACCCTACAATGCACACTGAGAAACAATTGGAAATATCGACGGGCAGCCCGATTTTGACAGGCATAAAAATCACACCCGAACATCACCGCTTAAATATTGCAGGAGGATCGTTCAGTACCGAGATAAAAGGCTTTGTGATACGTGGGGAAGCTGCATATTACAATGGGAAATATTTTCAGACCGAAGACCCGCTTGCCATGGATGCTTTGGTCAAAAAGGACTATTTACATTACCTTATCGGGGTGGACTTCAGTATAAAAGATATAAAATTTAGTACCCAATTTATTCAGGAAGCGATATTGGATTATGATGATAGCATGCTGAACGAAGAAATGGAAAACACTATGACATTTGTGGCACGCTACGATATGTTTCGCGAAACCATGCACCTTGAGCTTTTCTCATATATTGGCCTGACAAACGCCGATGCACTGATAAGGCCAAAAGTAACTTACGATTTCGACGATAGTTTTTCAATCCTGCTTGGTTCAAATATTTTTGTTGGCGATGAAAAAGGTCGATTCGGTCAATACAAAGATAATTCGATGATATATGCAAAAATTAAATATAATTTCTAA
- a CDS encoding ATP-binding cassette domain-containing protein, whose amino-acid sequence MSLDTIVELRKAAIFQKEQLILSNVNLKVCKGDLIYLIGKVGSGKSSILKTLYAELPLKVGNGMVVGFDLNKIKQKKLPYLRRKLGIIFQDFQLLTDRNVFDNLQFVLKSTGWSKSKEIKDRINEVLEKVHLENKIFKMPHQLSGGEQQRVVIARALLNDPELILADEPTGNLDPDTSEGILQLLIEISHSGRAVVIATHDYPLIAKFPSTVYKCQDSALSEADVPLKDTEGEILDRFTVREKD is encoded by the coding sequence ATGTCGTTAGATACTATAGTTGAGTTGCGAAAAGCAGCCATTTTTCAGAAAGAACAATTAATACTTTCGAATGTAAACCTGAAAGTTTGCAAAGGCGATCTGATTTATTTAATAGGAAAAGTCGGGAGCGGGAAATCGAGTATATTAAAAACCCTCTATGCCGAATTGCCATTAAAAGTTGGCAATGGAATGGTAGTAGGTTTCGATTTGAATAAAATAAAGCAGAAAAAGCTTCCATATCTCCGTCGAAAACTTGGCATCATCTTTCAGGATTTTCAATTGCTCACCGATCGCAATGTATTTGACAACCTGCAATTTGTATTAAAATCAACAGGTTGGTCAAAATCGAAGGAGATAAAAGACAGAATTAACGAAGTTCTCGAAAAGGTGCATTTGGAGAACAAAATATTTAAAATGCCCCACCAACTTTCGGGAGGCGAGCAACAACGTGTAGTAATTGCCCGTGCCCTGCTCAACGATCCCGAACTTATCCTTGCCGACGAACCCACCGGAAACCTCGATCCCGATACCTCGGAAGGGATCCTGCAATTACTTATTGAAATAAGCCATTCCGGCAGGGCAGTTGTTATTGCAACCCATGATTATCCGCTAATTGCAAAATTCCCGTCTACAGTTTACAAATGTCAGGATTCTGCTTTATCGGAAGCTGATGTCCCTCTAAAAGATACAGAAGGGGAAATACTTGACAGGTTTACTGTTAGGGAAAAGGATTGA